In Besnoitia besnoiti strain Bb-Ger1 chromosome IX, whole genome shotgun sequence, a single genomic region encodes these proteins:
- a CDS encoding putative Bet3 transport protein (encoded by transcript BESB_011880), with protein sequence MSKDKYQKQWELVSQRMEKVNSELLSLTYGTLVTQLLKDLEQVDAINAQLEKMGYNIGIRLVDEFLAKTNMGACTCFRQTAEVVAKLGLRMFLGTTAEVTNWDQDETSCSLILHENPLTDFVELPPSLSQLCYSNLICGVIRGALEQLQMRVNCYFVRDMLKGDDCYEIRLELTELIREEFIDDEEN encoded by the exons ATGTCAAAGGACAAGTACCAGAAGCAGTGGGAGCTCGTCTCCCAGCGCATGGAGAAAGTG AACTCCGAGCTCCTCTCCCTCACGTACGGGACGCTGGTCACCCAGCTGCTGAAGGACTTGGAGCAGGTCGATGCGATCAATGCGCAGCTCGAGAAAAT GGGTTATAATATTGGCATTCGACTGGTCGATGAGTTCCTGGCGAAAACCAACATGGGCGCGTGTACGTGCTTTCGGCAAACTGCGGAAGTCGTCGCCAAG CTCGGCCTGCGGATGTTTCTGGGCACGACGGCGGAGGTCACCAACTGGGACCAGGACGAGACCTCGTGCTCGCTTATTCTGCACGAGAATCCCCTTACAGACTTCGTCGAGCTGCCcccgtcgctctcgcagctCTGCTACTCGAACCTCATCTGCGGAGTCATCAGGGGCGCTCTGGAGCAA CTTCAGATGAGAGTGAACTGCTACTTCGTCCGGGATATGCTGAAAGGCGACGACTGCTACGAGATCCGCTTGGAGCTGACGGAG CTGATTCGAGAGGAGTTCATTGATGATGAAGAGAActga